The sequence GGCAACAGGGTGGCAATCCACCCTTAGCCCCAAACCCCTTTACAGCCCCAGCCCTATTCGTTTGCTCACAGTCCTGGAATTGTAACAGTAAGTGCTCGTCCGCTTGAAAGATAAGAAGTTTTCTGTCTGATATCAGGAGGCCTGGTTCATTCGCCCCAGCAGCCCTGTTAGCAGGGTCAACAGCTGGCCACTGGGGACACAGGTCCtttaattcagtgtttcccaaccttggcctccagctgtttttggactacaactcccatcatccctagctagcaagaccagtggtcagggatgatgggaattttagttcaaaaacagctggaggcccaaggttgggaaacactgctttaattcACAAAGAACGCATAGCGCATTTCGGAACGCAAGTTGTCTCCCGGGAACATTTTCACCCTTTCCGGGCTTGCGGCGTTCATATTTATATATAGCTCTATTCacgttatatataaatataatctctctctttctctctcttatatataataaaaagcaCAAGCCGACTGCTATACACACCTGGGAGTATAAGGTGCAGTAGCTgtgctgctctctctcttttaaaaatcattgtcttttcctacacccccccccaaaaaaaaccttcgCTCCATGCTGTTTGCCACCATCCCCCCTGCCCAAGCAACACTGCTGTTTGGCCTGCTGGTGGGGGAGCTGGCAAGAAATTAACAAGGCAGGCAGGAAAAATCtgccccattttaaaataaaaccttgccggctttttctcctttaaaaaatatcCCATTCCCCAAATCCAGAATTACCATAAATCTTGCACCCTAAAAACAACTCCCCCCcctataaaattaaaaaaaaatcaaaacaaattcaaataaaaaatttaaaaggaaaaaaaaaatgccGCCCTTTGGGATCCGATTGGCACGATGGCAAATTCAAGGGGCAGAGAGCGAAAAGTGCCGATGTGGTCACCCAAGGTGGGACAAGAGCCCCAAGCCATCCCATGTCACTCCACCACCCTCCAGGGCTGCATCTGCTACTCACAGGGAAGAAGAAGCACCCATGACACAAACCCTCCAAATGCGAGTTGTCAAGAAAGCTCTGCGCCCGGAACTCCCCACCACTTAACCATTCTCACCAGCTCAAATTTTTCCATTCTGAGGATTTGCAGAAGTGGTGtatcctcccccccagccccactagTTTGCAACGCCATGACACTTCTCTCCGCCGCCCCACTGCCAGCCAATCGGACCCACGGCGGCTTCCATTCACTCCTCTTTCTGCAGAGCTGGGAAGGAAAGCTTGTTCTCCGGGCACCGTTCAGGATCCCCGCTCAGCGTCCCGAAGAACGGGCTGTTGTTATTGCACGAGTCAGCGTCTCTGGCTAAGGCACAAGGTGATGTGGCTGAGGGGCAGGCTCCAGCCCCTGGGTCCTCGCCCACCGTGGGGGTGGTGCCCCCGTTCCCGTTCACCTGGGACTGaggacggctgctgctgctgttgctactgctgttgccaccattgttgttgttgaactctgGGGTCTTGGCAGTTCCTTCTGCAGAGCCCTGGAAAGTACAAGAGGAGGCCTTTAGAGGGGGCTGGCATTGGAAAAACTAAAGATGCAAACACTTCTGAGATGGGGACAGAAGGCTGCTTctatcaaaatcctttgccttGCATGCAGCATGACACAGAGTCCATACTGTTTTCCAGTCCACAAGGTGAACTCTTTTAACCTCAGAGCCACTGCATCACACTGCCAAATCGTGAGGAGTTTTTTCCATCTCAAAAGATGCAAGataatgaaatataataaaggtaaaggtaaagggacccctgaccattaggtccagtcgcggacgactctggggttgccgcgctcatcttgctttattggctgagggagccggcgtacagcttccgggtcatgtggccagcatgactaagccgcttctggcgaaccagagcagcgcatggaaatgccgtttaccttcccgccggagcggtacctatttatctacttaaatataatatgaaatataataacataataaatacaatatgaaatataataacataataaatataatatgaaatataATAACAGGTgccaaataaaacaaagcaaaagcagaaCGGAATACCTTGAACTAAACATAGGGGGGAAATTCCATACCAGAATCAAACATAATAAATTAATGTCACCCCCCAAAAGGTGCAAGATGTGTAGTCCAAGGAGAGAAACAGTTCTCTTATTTCTCATACCCAGGTAGCTCTTTTCCACCTAGGAACCATTCAATAGACAGGTGAATTGCAACCCTCTATTCTTTATACTGAAAGGCTTCTTTTGCTGGTGATGGGCTAAAACACCACCCTCATTTTATGGATGGAAAACTCGGCCACCCCTAGAAGCAAAAGGAGCTGAAAATAAGCAGGCCAAAGAAAGGAGGATTCTTGGTTCTCCCAAGGCCCCTTGCTTGGTTCTTCCAAGGTGGGGATAGACCTCCAAAAGCCCTATTCTGCAgcatccatttttatttcttccaaAGTGTGCCTCATAGTGGCTGACATGAAGAGCACCCAGAGTGTGGGCCATTGCAGCAAGTCGGCAGATACTTTTAGAAGAGCAGGGAAAGGAGGATCCACCAGTGACATAAAAAAGGGTTTGGACACTGCACAGGGAACAACAGGGGAGGCAGGGACACATACTTGCTTGCTCACTTTCTTGTTTCCTTTGGGGATTTTTCCAGAGTTATCACGACCACGGCTGCAACAGGAAAGAAAGGTGCAACACCTCAATTTTACGAATGGAAATGAGTCATTTTATAATGTTCCCCAtccaaagtaaggtaaaggtacccctgccggtacgggccagtcttgacagactctagggttgtgcgcccatctcactcaagaggccgagggccagcgctgtccaaagacacttccgggtcacgtggccagcgtgacgaagctgcatctggcgagccagcgcagcacacggaacgccgtttaccttcccgctggtaagcggtccctatttatctacttgcacccgaaggtgctttcgaactgctaggttggcaggcgctgggaccgaacaatgggagcgcaccccgccgcggggattcgagccgccgacctttcaatcggcaagccctaggtgctgaggctttaacccacagcgccacctgcgtcccatccaAAGTAGTAAGTTATTAAATTGGTTAGCTTAGTATCCTAAATCTCAAATTGGTTATATATCCTTTTATCGCAAAAGGTATCTGTTAAAATCTAATTGATGAAACAATTAATTCGTTAAAAAGGCAGTTTCATTCAGATTTAATCTTTAATTGATTTTAAGATCTTTCAACTTGCTCTGGATTCTCCCCACTCAATCCCGGTTTACTGGTCTTCTCGTTCTTTTCCAAAACTGTTGAGACTCGTCTTCCCTTTCCACAGAAAGGTGCAGAATCCAGGGGCCAGGCTCCCCACTCCTCACTAGGAACCCCAAATCTCAAAAAACAGCAGGGGACAAAGGGAAACAAAACCCTTTCCTGACAACCAAGGCTATACGAAGCCAAGGCGGCTCGTctagtggcacctaccctttcCCTGGGCCTCCAACGGATACCACTTGCATGCCGAAGGAACCCTGCCCACGGGACGGCTTGCTTCCAGCCCACTGGCCCACCACCATGCCAGCAATCTCCAATTTGCCTCCTTGTGGCGGGATAGGGTGAAGACCTAGGAAAAGGGAAGAATCAGTAAGCAACTAAGCAGAGTAGGCTGGTTTGCACCCTAATTTGATCACCTGCACCCACAGCTGAGGGTCTCAAGGTCAAAGCATGAGAGTTGGAAAGAAATGGCCCTACTACAAACTCAACAGAGATCACTGCACAGACGGAGGGGCAGGCGAGGAAGCAAAACTGTTTCTGGGGCTGTACTTCTTTAGACTGCAGGTGGGGAACAGCTTGCCTATAAAGAGAGAAACCCACCTCTACCCCAAACATTAAAAAGTGGGAGCGGGGAGCCTGCAGGAGGAAGTTTGTGCAAATTAGATCAAGAGCTTCCTGCCAGGGCAAATACTCCCAGTGGCTGGCTCACTATTTGCTAGAGAGAAGCAGGATATATATCATACGAAGCAAACACGTAACAGAGGCAACTGGAAGCACAGTAACTTACCTGTGAAGCCTCTGGTCCTCCCAGGGGCTGAAGGCTGAACAGAACCAATGGCGCGAGGGTAGAGAGGCATAGGGTAAAAGGATGGGGCCATGGAAGATACAAAGGGTGGAGGTGGGAGCAGGGGAGGCGGAGCCTGGCGGTTGAAGTTGATGCCTTCCAGGATGCTCTGCCTCATCTTCTCTACCTTGGACACCTGTTCATTCTGTGGATCAAGGAGGAGTAGGAGGGAGACAAAAAAATAACTGAACCAGAGTTTGTCCCGCCACCGTATCCCTCCAGTAAAACAATATCAAGGTCATGGAGTGTAACTAGGGTGGGCCAGTTAGGGCAGTTTGCCCTGGGTATGCCCTGGGAAAGAAGGGTGCCAAGGGCACATATTATGTGCTGCAATGACAATTATTTGAACAGACGATGGAGAATGTGATCCTGTCGAATTTAAGCACTTTGACTCCCCCACTGTAATCAGTAGGATGTAAAAATGCCTAACAAGATTGAGAGCCTTGTGGTGTATTCTATTCAGTATAAAGTAATTAAGTACGTTCTCCAGATAATAGATTGAAGCCAGATACCAGTTTGCTCAGAGGCTTGGTCATGGCAGCAGGCCAGGCAGGCAGTTTCTCATTAGCTTTGTGCCTGCAGCTTAACAATACACAAAAAAGCACATTCAGCTATTGAATACTGCTGGTGGGTGGGTGCTGCAGTGGGGAAAGAGTAACTAAAGCCATTAGACAGCAGCAGCCAGAGAACTTTTGACAACCCTTAGTTTCACCTACAGCTAGGAGGTGAGCATGTGTAGAATGCACAGGAACAACTAGATGTGGCTCTGAATCAAGGactaagcagcagcaactcaggaCGTCAGCAGCAGGATCAACTGCTCAGCAGCCACTTCCTTCTAGGAGTGCTAACCCTTACCTGTCCATCACACAGGTCTATCAGGGGTGCCTTTTCCCACGTGGCTTTGATTAGCTTGCTCTGGAAAAGCTTCCCGTCAAAGTAGATCCATGGGCAGCAATGTTCCCAAGGGACGGGCTGCCCGCATGCATCGTTGGCGAAGAGGGCTGTGTCCACTCCACTCATaaacagagcagccagctgaaCTCCCCGGGGATCCAGCTTCTCAATCTGCAATGGAAACAAACATACCTTTAGCCATCAAGGAGCTCATTTTAGTAACAGTCCCCCACTTTGTCACGGAGACCTCAGTTACTGAGTGAGTTACCCACAAGCCTGTATTTGTAATGCAGGAGATAGCAACAATGAGGCTTAACACaggaaaatgatgatgatgataagaagtATCAGACGGAAGCCTGAGACACAGCACAGGGCTTTCATTTTCGACCTCCAAAGTCAACCAAGCCAGACCACCTCGTATGAACAGTGTtaaaaagaggagagcagatgtgTCAAAACTTGCAGGgatcagcaaagtttttcagcagggggccggtccactgtccctcagaccttgtggggggccggactatatttttttgggggaaaaatgaacgaattcctatgccccacaaataacccagagatgcattttaaataaaagcacacattctactcatgtaaaaacaccaggcaggccccacaaataacctagagatgcattttaaataaaaggacacattctactcatgtaaaaaaacgctgattcccggaccatccgcgggccagatttaaaaggtgattgggccggatccagcccccaggacttaagtttgcctgcccatggtcAAAAGTGTCTTTTGAGGTCCCTGCTCTCACCAACCCTGGAGAGATTAATCTACTACATAATGGGACAGAAGCAGGAACCGGGCGCAAATACCCCAAACCAAAATTTGTTAGGGCTCAGGCCTGTTCCACCAAATCTTCCCATCTCTCATCAGGGCAGACCTCTCTCTGCCAGATGTTCTCTGTGCGCCAAACATTTAGTGGCTCTACACTGGGCAATGCGCTCTGGAGTCACGGCTCATGTGGCTTTCGTACTCCCACCCTCTCTTCTCTTAGCCACGTTTACCACTTTTCTACCTATCCCCTGTTGGACCATGCCccatttttaaaggaacaaaaaaaATACTAGATGCGAATACCTCCAGGTTTGTATGACGTGTCCTTCCTTCCCAGGGAGTACCTGTCCCCTCCCTCCAAATTTAATATATTCAGAAGCAGGGCATGGTTTCTGGCTCTCAAGCAGACCTGAGCCCCAGCACCTCTTTCCTTAACAAAAGGAGTGCTGGCTCTACTGCTTCAGGCAACTTTTATTTCtccaaagatttttattaaagtttttatgaTACAATAAAATAGTATCTAAGGCGAAAAGAATCAAAaagacaagaaatagaggagagagggaagaacaagaaaagagaaagagaaaaaaagaagaacagaCAGGAAACATTAAcaccaataatagtaataataataaaaaaccaaatTATATGTATATAGCCCTCGCTCATAAACTTCAATCCCCATATAAGGAAGAGTCTTCTCAGCTGTCACCTGGGAGAGCTTACCTCTTTCTCAGCCTCACaccctgggaaagaccctctcCTATCACCTCTCTGTATGTATCTTCATTTAAGaaatcaaaagaaaaataaactatCAAAAATAAGCAATCATAAAGAAAACAGAGtaaaggaggggggggagatgaaAGGGGGGGAAGGCTTCCGCTTCTCTATCTGCCAATTATTTGTATTTTCGGTTACTCAAAATATGTAGCATTTACACTCCAGAAATATCCAGTTTTTCCCATTCTGCTAGATCTCAAATTTTCTTCCCAGACATCTTTTCTCACTCAGGAAGTCTAATGTAGCTCTTCATTTATGCATTGTTATCTTCAAGTGTCCAATATGTATATTTTTCCCCAGTTCCTCGTGGTGAGTTTCTCCTCAGGGGTTCCAACCTTTCTCAGTAATGTAGTAATTCATCTTTGTTTGCCTGTTAAATCTTCATTAAATcatttttcattcttttctttcccccctttctttttctgtttgtgtatttGTTATTCCACATCTCATCAGACACAGCTTTGAAAGCACATTCAGTATAAAAAACTATGCTTTGAACTGTCATCAGCTGTTTTCGTGGTCAGTAAATTTCCAACTTTAAGCAGATTCCGTCATCAGCTCCCACCTTTCTGGCAGCCATAAATCTGTCTCCTCAGTTCCATCTGGTATTTTTTTCACATTTAGACAAAAATGGTCCCTCTGTTCGCCGACTGCAGATCCTACACCTCCCATTCGTCTTATCTGTATCCCAATCTCCTTAACCATCTCCTGTAATCTGTTTCTTAAGTCTATTAGCTGTGCCTTTGCATGAGTTTAAGGATCAGTGATGTCATTAGTGTCAGCATGATATATTACGCTGTCTTTGCTTCCCTGTGTTGTGTGACGCAGACAGCAATTCCCACTTTCATTTTCCATCAACTCAGCACACGGAAACAAGGGTTTACAAAAGacgtaaaaaataaattataagcAATTTTGAGCTCCAATATTTCTTCTTGAAAAGGCTTTCCGCCTGTTATCTGTTATTGCTTTTAACTGTCCGCAGTCTTTTCCCTCTGTGTGTTATTAATTGACAAATAGAGAATCCAATTTATATTCCTTACTTTCCAGTCctactaataataattaagaTAAGGAGGGTGCAAACTTTAAGCTCTAGTTTAAGAGCGATTATGCAGTGCTCAAGCCAATATATTCACATCGCTGTAGACACATTTCACCTCCACAGATTTATCTTTCCCTCAGTACGATGATGAATGTCTTCTTCAGAATATCTGAGGCTGTGCTCTTCGACCTCCCTTAGTCCAAAGGGGAGTTAGGTAGCCAGATTTATCCCCTGACCACCTCTCATCTCTGCTAGTGGAGCGCTAGCAGACATTATCTCAGTTCGCCATAGTTCCAACCAAAAGTCCCTGCTTCAGACAATATTTAAAGATCACAGTGGCCCTCCTGTTACACCTCTAAACATTATGCCATGGATTTCTTTCACTACTGCTCTACATCAAATTCCTCTGCTTAAAGGTCTACGCAATCCAATGTAATACACGCAGGATGACTTTATGTGCATCACAAGTTTTAGGTCTTGTTGTCATAAGCAACAGGAAGTGGTAGTAAACCCATCTGTAACCGGGGCTCTCATATGATGGAATGTTCATGCACAGAAAAGGTTCGCTGTACACAAAAAACTAGAATACCAGTAAGAAAGCCAAGATATTAGACTAGAACCCCCCCTCAACCACCACCAACAAGCCTGCATGCTCATTTTCTATGTACAAGGAATATATGATCTCTCACCTCCAGTCTGGAGCAGAACAACCCAAACATAGGTGAATTCCAGCCTAACAAGCCttgtcagcagaagccctgtgcaaggacttccacttgcacaatggggctttcaaCCCCCCATCCCCCTGCATGAGTCCCAAAACTAACTTGGGAGGGGGGGTGTCAAGAGAACATCCAAAACACCTtgcagggaggaaagagggagggagaagggctgcaatACTTGTGCAGACAGAATGTTTTGTCCTAGCACAATACTGAATCCCACCCATTGTATCATCTGCCATCGGAGACAGGACAGGAGTCTGAAATTTCAGGTTTTGCAAAATTAGAAGTTTTGGGTTAGCAGGAACAACAGCCGTATGAGaggagatggggtggggtgggatgggtgAGTGAAAGGCAGCAAGGAAGCATGGACAAGAGGAGTGCATCTCAAAAAATGCATGATTTGCAGGAAGGTTTTGCCTCTCATGGACAAGAAAGTTTCCCCTTCCTTAGCTCAGTGGATTAGACCCCACGAGCTCTAATCCACTGAGCTGCCTTCCCGATTCCCTgcaacagagatggggaatcaaTGCCCTCCAAAtgcagttggactccaactctcatcagtgcCAGTAGccacagccaatagtcagggattgtgggaactgtagtccagcaacatctgagatGGTtcctagattaaggttaccagattttattcaatgaatccagggacacttttcaacttcaatgggttttgtatggggactgatttgtaaatccggggacgtctggtaaccttatcctagattccccactcctgccctaaGGGTTTAAAGATTGCAAAGATCAAATCCAAGCTCAACCTTACCTTCAGTTCTTGAAGCTGATCTGGCTCATATAGCTGAGCAGACACAGCCTGGGCCAGAAAGGCGTCCAACTCATGTCTATGCAGGATCCGAGCCCCAGGCCATTGTATCATgtatcttaaaaaaaagaaaaatatgacgGAATTTATAAATCAAAAGAGTTACTCCACCACGTACTGGGGAGGAAAGGAGACCCAAGGGACACTTCCCAGCTTCTTTTTCTATTTAACTTTAATGCAGGAGGAGCTTACAAGCGTTTTAACAGGAGCTCAACATTAATAGCTAGCTAGATAAGCATCTACACCTTGTATTTTCTTGGAAACTCAAAATGCATAAATAGAATGTACTTTCAGTTACTAGAGTAAGTTTTGAGCCTTAAGACAGGAGACGATATAACTGGCACTCCACTCGCCCGcacacagagccacaattctTCCAAATCCTGCTGTGCCATTCCACCCATCCTGTCTCAGGAGCCCTCCCTCCTGAGCATTCCCACCCATCGTGCCCAGACCTGCCCCACTCACCGTAGCACACAGCACATAAGCAGCAGGTGTGTGGGGACATTGGCGGGATTGAGCATGCCGGGGGTGTCAGATTTCATACAGGCCAAGAAGGCTCTCATGCGTCGGTTCTTGTCCTCCACTGCTTTGCCCAGCCACAGCTTCTTGAGGTTGGGACATGTCCACTCTCGAAAAGCAAGGGCCGATACCAATTCTGGAGTCTGTGGGGATTTCCCCTTGTACGCCGACCATTCCTTGACGATAACAGGAGGAGCTATGGAGGAAAGAACAGGGCACATCTGACTGCGAGGATAAAACACTTGCACACTGTTCCTGTAAGGAGACATAGAAGGCACTTCCCCAAGCTCACATGATCAGGAGAAACACCACTTGGAGCCAGCCCACCTGGAGGACAGATACACAAAACCAGGATGCTGCCTATCAGTGACGACCGAACCTATTCAGCAGGCATGTACCGCAAGTCAAGGCCTGGGCAATAAAAAAAGGCCCTTGCTGCCAATGAATCTCCATATTCCAAAAAGTGCCCAGGATACCTCTGGGAGGCCCACCTTCCACTTTTACGAACACAGCACTGGAACAGTAAAGCGACCACAGGCTGAAGAAGGGATCACCTACTTTTCACAGGGATACGCTTGCGCACAGCCAGCCGTTCCATCCGCCTCTGGGTCTCAGCCACACTGAAGAGGACGCCATAGACATGCTGCCGTGCAGCCCGGAAAAGGACAGCTGCTGGCGGCAGCTCGGTGTTGCACTCATCTTCAATGCACACTGGGATCTTGATTTCACCCTGGAATGGAGGGTTGGAAACTGAGGGTCCAGgactgctggctctcagcccctGTGCTGCCCTCCAAGCCAGTTAAAATAACTTAAAAGGTCCACTGCCCACCCCAGCTCACCTTCGTTAGGACATGGTAGATGAATGGGTACATAAGCCCTCGCCGGTGCCGGTGCTCAGCCACCCGAAGCACCTCGGGGGCAACAGTGGGCAGGGGCGGGGTGGTGATGTCCATGTGGTTGCGAGTCGCCATGGAGAGCAGCGAAGGAATGTGAGCCTCAGGCCCACTCAGGTTCCTCTCTGAGTTGCCAGTGCCCCCAGGTGGCTGCCCCCAGCCCTGAGTCATCCTCTTCTCAGCCCCAGGATCCTCCCAGCCAGACTTGCGAGGTCCGGATTCAGAGACGTGGCTGCAGCAGTGAGAGGAAAGGGATACGCTAGCAGTCCCACACCCCGTGGCAAGCAGCAAAGCCAGGACCTGGCCCTTCTATCcagcttcttcccccaccccaccccaccccaccataaGATCAGAACAGAGGAATCCTCCTGTTTCCGCCATCCCTGCTCAATGCTACGCACTTTCCCAGACACATGAACAGCACTCATGGGCCCCTCCAACCACCCTCTTCCATACATCCATAGCTGCCACCCCCGTCTGTCCTGCAGATCTCAGAATGCCACTGCGTCCCCACTCACTTGGAGCTGGTTCCGTTGTGCTCTTCTccatcggaggaggaggagggcgaagACCCAGGCCCAGATGATGGGGAGGGCTTGGAACTCAGGTGGTGGTTGGGGAACTTGGCGGGGCAGTTGTCATATGAAACAGGCCAGTTGTTGAAGTGTCCGC is a genomic window of Podarcis muralis chromosome 17, rPodMur119.hap1.1, whole genome shotgun sequence containing:
- the FAM120C gene encoding constitutive coactivator of PPAR-gamma-like protein 2 isoform X1 encodes the protein MGVQGFQEFVEKRCPGAVVPVDLLKLARAVGGRGGGGPAYCAAFHPPPAGYPPPAGPAPGLGAVVGAGPYGHPQPLPGPPAAAPCPARLLVDADSALQRLYGGYQTDWVCGGQWNAMVGYLAALSQACLYQGGLELAVIFNGGLGKERLPEWGRKAQAERQTAQLIAGHVGNKGTPPPRAWFLPPACLGHCVRLAMIRFRVKVFQSLEDHHQEVVSFFRENGFHGLIAHDSEYALCNIPSYYSSHALKLSWNGKNLTTNQFLMQEVAKQLGLKLSSFPIFAALLGNHILPDEDLAAFHWSLLGPDHPLASLKVRAHQLVLPPCDVVIKAVSEYVSSIKNPSNLDVIGRDVFKHSQSRTEDKIERFKKAVEYYSVATKAPPTPVGQSPYVREYPGGAGQPHLSLSRVFSRCPRSSSFWAQPLWRGSTYEPQSNGTAPFWEGCAPFHEDPALKGGHFNNWPVSYDNCPAKFPNHHLSSKPSPSSGPGSSPSSSSDGEEHNGTSSNHVSESGPRKSGWEDPGAEKRMTQGWGQPPGGTGNSERNLSGPEAHIPSLLSMATRNHMDITTPPLPTVAPEVLRVAEHRHRRGLMYPFIYHVLTKGEIKIPVCIEDECNTELPPAAVLFRAARQHVYGVLFSVAETQRRMERLAVRKRIPVKTPPVIVKEWSAYKGKSPQTPELVSALAFREWTCPNLKKLWLGKAVEDKNRRMRAFLACMKSDTPGMLNPANVPTHLLLMCCVLRYMIQWPGARILHRHELDAFLAQAVSAQLYEPDQLQELKIEKLDPRGVQLAALFMSGVDTALFANDACGQPVPWEHCCPWIYFDGKLFQSKLIKATWEKAPLIDLCDGQNEQVSKVEKMRQSILEGINFNRQAPPPLLPPPPFVSSMAPSFYPMPLYPRAIGSVQPSAPGRTRGFTGLHPIPPQGGKLEIAGMVVGQWAGSKPSRGQGSFGMQVVSVGGPGKGRGRDNSGKIPKGNKKVSKQGSAEGTAKTPEFNNNNGGNSSSNSSSSRPQSQVNGNGGTTPTVGEDPGAGACPSATSPCALARDADSCNNNSPFFGTLSGDPERCPENKLSFPALQKEE
- the FAM120C gene encoding constitutive coactivator of PPAR-gamma-like protein 2 isoform X2, with translation MGVQGFQEFVEKRCPGAVVPVDLLKLARAVGGRGGGGPAYCAAFHPPPAGYPPPAGPAPGLGAVVGAGPYGHPQPLPGPPAAAPCPARLLVDADSALQRLYGGYQTDWVCGGQWNAMVGYLAALSQACLYQGGLELAVIFNGGLGKERLPEWGRKAQAERQTAQLIAGHVGNKGTPPPRAWFLPPACLGHCVRLAMIRFRVKVFQSLEDHHQEVVSFFRENGFHGLIAHDSEYALCNIPSYYSSHALKLSWNGKNLTTNQFLMQEVAKQLGLKLSSFPIFAALLGNHILPDEDLAAFHWSLLGPDHPLASLKVRAHQLVLPPCDVVIKAVSEYVSSIKNPSNLDVIGRDVFKHSQSRTEDKIERFKKAVEYYSVATKAPPTPVGQSPYVLPAFGPNHFGGAAPMNRNPMVPLPSGKAVFAPQMGPKMQYHPPSTHGGVAASSSFLPGPGSSFLFSPHGLVDAAPFHEDPALKGGHFNNWPVSYDNCPAKFPNHHLSSKPSPSSGPGSSPSSSSDGEEHNGTSSNHVSESGPRKSGWEDPGAEKRMTQGWGQPPGGTGNSERNLSGPEAHIPSLLSMATRNHMDITTPPLPTVAPEVLRVAEHRHRRGLMYPFIYHVLTKGEIKIPVCIEDECNTELPPAAVLFRAARQHVYGVLFSVAETQRRMERLAVRKRIPVKTPPVIVKEWSAYKGKSPQTPELVSALAFREWTCPNLKKLWLGKAVEDKNRRMRAFLACMKSDTPGMLNPANVPTHLLLMCCVLRYMIQWPGARILHRHELDAFLAQAVSAQLYEPDQLQELKIEKLDPRGVQLAALFMSGVDTALFANDACGQPVPWEHCCPWIYFDGKLFQSKLIKATWEKAPLIDLCDGQNEQVSKVEKMRQSILEGINFNRQAPPPLLPPPPFVSSMAPSFYPMPLYPRAIGSVQPSAPGRTRGFTGLHPIPPQGGKLEIAGMVVGQWAGSKPSRGQGSFGMQVVSVGGPGKGRGRDNSGKIPKGNKKVSKQGSAEGTAKTPEFNNNNGGNSSSNSSSSRPQSQVNGNGGTTPTVGEDPGAGACPSATSPCALARDADSCNNNSPFFGTLSGDPERCPENKLSFPALQKEE